In Blautia wexlerae DSM 19850, a single window of DNA contains:
- a CDS encoding DUF2116 family Zn-ribbon domain-containing protein, producing the protein MDKILKIIEEVTMKKCRYCGKELDSNLEFCSSECENSYRKIIEKDRHKIKYFISGIILGFLAMFYGVVSSRNCMIGSGIIVMGVTVVLLPFTTSETTALFGNKKARFVGRILGMILIAVGIWVGFI; encoded by the coding sequence TTGGATAAAATTTTGAAAATTATCGAGGAAGTTACTATGAAAAAATGTAGATATTGTGGCAAAGAATTAGATAGTAATTTGGAATTTTGTAGCAGTGAGTGCGAAAACAGCTATAGAAAGATAATTGAAAAAGATAGACATAAAATTAAGTATTTCATTTCGGGCATTATTTTAGGGTTTTTAGCTATGTTTTATGGTGTTGTGTCAAGCCGCAATTGCATGATTGGAAGTGGAATTATAGTAATGGGGGTCACTGTTGTTTTGCTTCCATTTACTACTTCAGAAACAACTGCTTTATTTGGAAATAAAAAGGCGAGATTTGTTGGAAGAATACTAGGCATGATACTTATAGCGGTTGGAATATGGGTAGGGTTTATTTGA
- the tuf gene encoding elongation factor Tu: protein MAKAKFERTKPHCNIGTIGHVDHGKTTLTAAITKVLSERVAGNTATDFANIDKAPEERERGITISTAHVEYETEHRHYAHVDCPGHADYVKNMITGAAQMDGAILVVAATDGVMAQTKEHILLSRQVGVPYIVVFMNKCDMVDDEELLELVEMEIRELLSEYDFPGDDIPVIRGSALKALEDPSSEWGDKIMELMDAVDSYIPDPQRDTDKPFVMPVEDVFSITGRGTVATGRVEAGVLHVSDEVEIVGIKEETRKVVVTGIEMFRKLLDEAQAGDNIGALLRGVQRNEIERGQVLAKPGTLTCHTKFTAQVYVLTKDEGGRHTPFFNNYRPQFYFRTTDVTGVCNLPEGTEMCMPGDNIEMTIELIHPIAMAQGLTFAIREGGRTVGSGRVATVIE from the coding sequence ATGGCAAAAGCTAAGTTTGAGAGAACAAAACCGCATTGTAACATTGGTACCATCGGACACGTTGACCATGGTAAAACAACTTTAACAGCAGCTATCACAAAAGTTCTGTCTGAAAGAGTTGCTGGTAACACAGCTACAGATTTCGCTAATATCGATAAAGCTCCAGAAGAAAGAGAACGTGGTATCACAATTTCTACAGCACACGTTGAGTATGAAACAGAGCATAGACACTATGCACACGTTGACTGCCCAGGCCATGCTGACTACGTTAAGAACATGATCACAGGTGCAGCTCAGATGGATGGTGCTATCCTCGTTGTTGCTGCTACAGATGGTGTTATGGCTCAGACTAAAGAGCACATCCTTCTTTCCCGTCAGGTAGGTGTTCCTTACATCGTTGTATTCATGAACAAATGTGATATGGTTGATGATGAAGAACTTCTTGAACTGGTAGAAATGGAAATCCGTGAACTCTTAAGCGAGTATGACTTCCCAGGAGATGACATCCCGGTTATCCGTGGATCAGCTCTTAAAGCTCTTGAAGATCCGAGCAGCGAGTGGGGAGACAAGATCATGGAACTTATGGATGCTGTTGACAGCTACATTCCAGACCCACAGCGTGACACAGATAAACCATTCGTAATGCCTGTAGAGGATGTATTCTCTATCACAGGTCGTGGTACAGTTGCTACTGGTAGAGTAGAGGCTGGTGTACTTCATGTATCTGACGAAGTTGAAATCGTTGGTATCAAAGAAGAAACACGTAAAGTTGTTGTAACTGGTATCGAAATGTTCCGTAAACTCCTTGATGAAGCTCAGGCTGGTGATAACATCGGTGCACTTCTTCGTGGTGTTCAGAGAAACGAAATCGAGCGTGGACAGGTTCTTGCTAAACCAGGAACACTTACATGCCATACAAAATTCACAGCTCAGGTTTACGTTCTGACAAAAGATGAAGGTGGACGTCATACTCCATTCTTCAACAACTATCGTCCACAGTTCTACTTCAGAACAACAGACGTAACAGGTGTTTGCAACCTTCCAGAAGGAACAGAAATGTGCATGCCTGGAGATAACATCGAAATGACAATCGAACTGATCCACCCAATCGCTATGGCTCAGGGTCTTACTTTCGCTATCCGTGAAGGTGGACGTACTGTTGGATCAGGACGTGTTGCTACAGTTATCGAATAA